From Gemmatimonadaceae bacterium, one genomic window encodes:
- a CDS encoding prepilin peptidase has product MFAGPAPAVAGSALLVGLLAVACVSDLRTRLIPNKLVLATIAAGCAFAMVTNPAINGLSHAGAGLLTGFAVWFPFYLLRMLGAGDVKLFAASATFLGARGAVEGALYTALFGGALALVYMILSSGWTWTFIRLGHGVQQPAMLRNAPPAAGRRMTYALAISAGVLLAFWWPGHLIG; this is encoded by the coding sequence GTGTTCGCGGGTCCCGCGCCGGCGGTCGCCGGGAGTGCGTTGTTGGTCGGCCTCCTGGCAGTTGCCTGCGTGTCGGACCTGCGGACGCGGCTGATCCCGAACAAGCTGGTGCTGGCTACCATCGCGGCAGGATGCGCGTTCGCGATGGTTACAAATCCTGCAATAAACGGTCTCTCACACGCGGGCGCCGGGCTTTTGACCGGGTTTGCCGTGTGGTTTCCGTTTTACCTGCTGCGAATGCTGGGTGCCGGCGACGTGAAGCTGTTCGCGGCGTCGGCGACTTTCCTCGGCGCCCGCGGCGCAGTCGAAGGAGCACTTTACACGGCGCTCTTCGGTGGCGCGCTGGCGCTCGTTTACATGATCCTCAGCTCGGGTTGGACATGGACGTTCATTCGCCTCGGACACGGCGTGCAGCAGCCCGCGATGCTGCGCAACGCGCCCCCAGCGGCTGGCCGTCGAATGACCTATGCGCTGGCCATCTCGGCCGGCGTCCTCCTGGCGTTCTGGTGGCCCGGGCACTTGATCGGCTGA
- a CDS encoding Flp family type IVb pilin, with protein MNRLTAIARNFLKEEDGAALLEYGMLVLLIAVLCIVAIKTIGSKISNGFNSVNASLP; from the coding sequence ATGAACCGCCTCACCGCCATCGCCCGGAACTTCCTCAAGGAAGAAGACGGCGCGGCCCTGCTCGAGTACGGCATGCTCGTGCTGCTCATTGCCGTGCTTTGCATCGTGGCCATCAAGACCATCGGCAGCAAGATCAGCAACGGCTTCAACTCGGTGAACGCGTCGCTTCCGTAG
- a CDS encoding TadE/TadG family type IV pilus assembly protein — MDGRTFFQRQDGSVILETALMITVLLILMFGMVDFGRVMYTSNGLVSAAREGARFGATQQVVNTTDIKDTVIARFNPFTFGGDNLVRANVTVTAVGSPATTSIKVSIAYPFRWITPVASIASIIAHGTVSYTSTLHAQAEYRYENQ, encoded by the coding sequence ATGGACGGACGGACGTTCTTTCAGAGGCAGGACGGCAGCGTGATCCTCGAGACCGCGCTGATGATCACGGTCTTGCTGATCCTGATGTTCGGCATGGTCGATTTCGGCCGCGTCATGTACACGTCCAACGGTCTCGTATCGGCCGCGCGCGAAGGCGCGCGCTTCGGGGCAACCCAGCAGGTGGTCAACACGACCGACATCAAGGATACCGTAATCGCCCGGTTTAACCCCTTCACGTTTGGGGGCGATAATCTGGTGAGAGCGAACGTCACCGTGACCGCCGTGGGGAGTCCCGCCACGACGTCGATCAAGGTGTCGATTGCCTACCCGTTCAGGTGGATCACGCCGGTGGCCTCCATCGCGAGCATCATCGCGCACGGTACGGTGAGCTACACGTCGACGCTTCACGCGCAGGCCGAGTACCGATACGAGAATCAGTGA
- a CDS encoding dolichyl-phosphate beta-glucosyltransferase, whose amino-acid sequence MREPIALSVVIPAYNEVARLPATLRDLQAFLDRDGRRAEVIVVDDGSTDGTSEVVRRIEADDDRIRLIRLPQNRGKGYAVRTGIVNTAGRLVLFADADGATPFEELARLETQIAAGARIAIGSRAIPDGATRVEARFYRRVAGRLFHAVVRLYAIRGFVDTQCGFKLFDAPVAHDLFSRMRMTGYSFDVEVLLMALRAQYPVAEVPVNWVHQPGSKVRVVRDGLRMALDVMRIRANAARGMYDQPHIALPPREAASTETIAS is encoded by the coding sequence ATGCGCGAGCCGATCGCCCTCTCCGTGGTGATCCCGGCGTACAACGAAGTCGCGAGACTTCCGGCGACCCTTAGGGATCTCCAGGCGTTTCTCGACCGCGACGGCCGGCGCGCCGAAGTCATCGTCGTGGACGACGGATCCACCGACGGAACGAGCGAAGTCGTCCGGCGCATCGAAGCCGACGATGACCGAATCCGGCTCATTCGGCTGCCGCAAAATCGCGGGAAGGGGTACGCGGTGCGGACCGGCATCGTGAACACGGCCGGACGTCTCGTCTTGTTCGCTGACGCCGACGGCGCCACTCCCTTTGAGGAGTTGGCCCGCTTGGAGACACAGATTGCCGCGGGAGCGCGCATCGCGATCGGCTCTCGGGCCATTCCCGATGGCGCCACGAGGGTCGAAGCCCGCTTCTATAGACGTGTCGCCGGCCGGCTGTTCCACGCCGTGGTACGTCTGTACGCGATCCGCGGATTCGTCGACACGCAGTGCGGCTTCAAGCTCTTCGACGCCCCGGTGGCCCACGATCTCTTTTCCCGCATGCGCATGACGGGCTACAGCTTCGATGTCGAAGTCCTGCTCATGGCCCTTCGGGCCCAGTATCCGGTTGCCGAGGTCCCCGTGAACTGGGTCCACCAGCCGGGGTCCAAGGTCCGCGTGGTTCGCGACGGACTACGCATGGCACTCGACGTGATGCGGATCCGGGCTAATGCGGCGCGTGGAATGTACGACCAGCCCCACATTGCTTTGCCGCCTCGGGAGGCGGCGAGTACCGAGACGATCGCCTCTTAA
- a CDS encoding Flp family type IVb pilin, with product MLRAARQFFKNEDGAALIEYGMLVMLIALLCIIALKTIGSKVANGFNSANTLLP from the coding sequence ATGTTGAGGGCCGCAAGACAGTTCTTTAAGAACGAGGACGGTGCCGCGTTGATCGAGTACGGCATGTTGGTCATGCTCATCGCGCTGCTCTGCATCATCGCGTTGAAGACAATCGGAAGCAAAGTCGCGAACGGCTTCAACTCGGCGAACACGCTGCTTCCGTAG